The following proteins come from a genomic window of Novosphingobium aromaticivorans DSM 12444:
- a CDS encoding tetratricopeptide repeat protein, producing the protein MALRPDRPQSRSDQLAERSAGQGDAFLREVDDALREDQVFTAVQKYGKPVGAAIIAGLLGLAGWLWYENHNNAVAGEQGEVLTKALDQLETRNLKAAADELGPLAKDGNEGYRATSRMLEAGILAEQGKTAEAAKAFAAIAADGGAPQAYRDLATIREVALDFDKLAPDKVVERLKPLAVPGNAWFGNAGELVGVAYLKQGKNDLAGALFAQIAKEKTVPDSLRRRARQMAGMLGVDAVEDPGETALVQPAAQ; encoded by the coding sequence TTGGCTCTCCGTCCCGACCGTCCGCAATCCCGTTCCGACCAACTCGCCGAGCGTTCTGCAGGGCAGGGCGATGCCTTCCTGCGCGAAGTCGACGATGCCCTGCGCGAAGATCAGGTCTTCACCGCGGTGCAGAAGTACGGAAAGCCGGTTGGCGCCGCGATCATCGCCGGGCTTCTCGGCCTTGCCGGTTGGCTCTGGTACGAGAACCACAACAATGCCGTCGCGGGCGAGCAGGGTGAAGTGCTGACCAAGGCGCTCGACCAGCTCGAAACGCGCAACCTCAAGGCTGCTGCCGACGAACTCGGCCCCCTCGCCAAGGACGGCAACGAAGGTTACCGCGCGACCTCGCGCATGCTTGAAGCCGGAATCCTGGCCGAGCAGGGCAAGACGGCAGAAGCCGCGAAGGCCTTCGCCGCGATTGCCGCCGATGGAGGCGCGCCCCAGGCCTATCGCGATCTCGCGACGATTCGCGAAGTGGCCCTGGATTTCGACAAGCTTGCTCCCGACAAGGTGGTCGAGCGTCTCAAGCCGCTCGCCGTTCCCGGCAACGCCTGGTTCGGCAATGCCGGCGAATTGGTGGGCGTTGCCTACCTGAAGCAGGGCAAGAACGATCTGGCCGGCGCCTTGTTTGCCCAGATCGCCAAGGAAAAGACCGTGCCGGATTCGCTGCGTCGACGTGCGCGGCAGATGGCGGGAATGCTCGGCGTCGACGCGGTCGAGGACCCGGGCGAAACCGCGTTGGTCCAGCCTGCGGCACAATAA
- the ubiA gene encoding 4-hydroxybenzoate octaprenyltransferase, with protein sequence MSEVSTQQIVPDSEHKGLVARLPQPWRNLALLARFDRPIGWWLLFWPCAWGLFLGGGTSRWGILAWMLLGAIAMRGAGCVYNDIVDADLDARVVRTAARPVASGATSKRAAWIWLLTLCAVGLVVLLQLRREAQLVAIGSLALVAAYPFMKRITGWPQAWLGLVFTWGAPVGWVEATGFDRLGPLAALYAGCWAWCMAYDTIYALQDREDDAMVGIGSSALSFGSYVRAGVGGLYAMALLCWAGAVWLVRADPLALLALLPVACHLAWQVLTLKEDGADPLAKFRSNRFAGLLMAAACYVVGAA encoded by the coding sequence ATGTCCGAGGTCAGTACGCAGCAGATCGTTCCCGACAGCGAGCACAAGGGGCTTGTCGCCCGCCTGCCGCAGCCTTGGCGCAATCTTGCCCTGCTCGCCCGGTTCGATCGTCCGATCGGCTGGTGGTTGCTGTTCTGGCCCTGCGCCTGGGGCCTGTTCCTCGGTGGCGGCACTTCGCGCTGGGGCATTCTGGCGTGGATGCTGCTCGGCGCGATTGCCATGCGCGGGGCGGGATGCGTCTACAACGACATCGTCGATGCCGATCTCGATGCGCGCGTCGTCCGAACCGCCGCGCGCCCGGTCGCCAGCGGCGCCACGAGCAAGCGGGCCGCGTGGATCTGGTTGCTCACGCTCTGCGCGGTGGGCCTCGTCGTGCTCCTGCAACTGCGCCGGGAAGCGCAACTCGTGGCGATCGGCAGCCTTGCCCTCGTCGCCGCCTATCCCTTCATGAAGCGGATCACCGGATGGCCGCAGGCATGGCTCGGCCTGGTCTTTACATGGGGCGCCCCGGTCGGTTGGGTCGAGGCCACCGGCTTCGACCGCCTCGGGCCGCTCGCTGCGCTCTATGCCGGATGCTGGGCATGGTGCATGGCCTACGACACGATCTATGCCCTGCAGGATCGCGAGGACGATGCCATGGTCGGCATCGGTTCTTCGGCGCTTTCGTTCGGCAGCTACGTACGCGCGGGCGTCGGCGGGCTTTATGCCATGGCGTTGCTGTGCTGGGCGGGGGCGGTCTGGCTGGTCCGCGCCGATCCGCTGGCCCTGCTCGCGCTGCTCCCGGTCGCCTGCCACCTGGCATGGCAGGTGCTGACGCTGAAGGAAGACGGGGCGGACCCACTGGCCAAGTTCCGCTCAAACCGCTTCGCCGGTCTGCTGATGGCCGCGGCCTGCTATGTCGTGGGTGCGGCCTGA
- a CDS encoding glutamate--cysteine ligase, whose protein sequence is MSTRQVSDRNDPLIESRDMLVAPMQKGEKPASAWRIGTEHEKFVYRTDDRRAPSYTEAGGIRDLLMALTEYGWSPIMEGDNVIAMSGPDGAVSLEPAGQLELSGAPLENLHQTCAETGRHLAQVKTIGDRLGLGYLGLGLWPDKTREELPIMPKGRYEIMLRHMPRVGSMGLDMMLRTCTIQTNLDYSSEADMVQKFRVSLALQPLATALFANSPFLEGKPNGFLSYRSHIWTDTDPARTGMLSFVFDEGFGYERYVDYMLDVPMYFVFRDGHYIDASGQSFRDFLKGELPALPGEKPRQSDWVDHLSTAFPEVRLKSFLEMRGADGGPWNRICALPALWVGLLYDQGALDAAWDLVKDWDMDGRERLRAEVPRLGLDAALPGGGTLRDIAAEVLAISRSGLSARNRLNEAGDNETGYLQPLDEIVATGKTPAERLLDLYNGPWGGDLSQIYAEKSF, encoded by the coding sequence ATGAGCACGCGGCAAGTTTCAGATCGCAACGATCCCCTGATCGAGAGCCGCGACATGCTCGTCGCGCCGATGCAGAAGGGCGAGAAGCCGGCGTCGGCCTGGCGCATCGGCACCGAGCACGAAAAGTTCGTCTACCGTACCGACGACAGGCGCGCGCCTTCCTACACGGAAGCCGGCGGCATCCGCGACCTGCTGATGGCGCTGACCGAATACGGCTGGTCGCCGATCATGGAAGGCGACAACGTCATCGCGATGAGCGGTCCGGACGGGGCGGTCAGCCTTGAACCGGCAGGCCAGCTGGAGCTTTCGGGTGCCCCGCTGGAGAACCTGCATCAGACCTGCGCCGAGACCGGGCGTCACCTCGCGCAAGTGAAGACCATCGGCGACCGGCTCGGCCTCGGCTATCTCGGACTGGGGCTCTGGCCCGACAAGACGCGCGAAGAACTGCCGATCATGCCCAAGGGCCGTTACGAGATCATGCTGCGGCACATGCCGCGCGTGGGTTCGATGGGCCTCGACATGATGCTTCGGACCTGCACGATCCAGACCAACCTCGACTATTCGAGCGAGGCGGACATGGTGCAGAAGTTCCGCGTATCGCTGGCGCTCCAGCCGCTGGCGACCGCGCTGTTCGCCAATTCGCCGTTCCTCGAAGGCAAGCCCAACGGCTTCCTGTCCTATCGCAGCCACATCTGGACCGACACCGACCCGGCGCGCACCGGCATGCTCTCGTTCGTGTTCGACGAGGGTTTCGGTTACGAGCGCTATGTCGACTACATGCTCGACGTGCCGATGTACTTCGTATTCCGCGACGGCCACTACATCGACGCCTCGGGCCAGTCGTTCCGCGACTTCCTGAAGGGTGAACTCCCCGCGCTGCCCGGCGAGAAGCCGCGCCAGTCGGACTGGGTGGACCACCTTTCCACCGCGTTCCCCGAAGTGCGGCTCAAGTCGTTCCTCGAGATGCGCGGGGCGGACGGCGGGCCGTGGAACCGCATCTGCGCGCTGCCGGCGCTGTGGGTCGGCCTGCTCTATGACCAGGGCGCGCTCGATGCGGCGTGGGATCTGGTCAAGGACTGGGACATGGACGGGCGCGAAAGGCTGCGGGCGGAAGTGCCCCGGCTCGGGCTCGATGCTGCCCTGCCCGGCGGCGGCACCCTGCGCGACATCGCGGCCGAGGTGCTGGCAATCTCGCGCAGCGGGCTTTCGGCGCGCAACCGGCTCAACGAAGCGGGCGACAACGAGACCGGCTATCTCCAGCCGCTCGACGAGATCGTGGCGACCGGCAAGACGCCGGCCGAGCGGTTGCTGGATCTCTACAACGGCCCGTGGGGCGGGGATCTTTCGCAGATCTACGCGGAAAAGAGCTTCTGA
- a CDS encoding putative quinol monooxygenase, which yields MIIVMGSFRLPIENFDSALPMMEKVIAATRAEDGCLLYAYSRDTIDPGLVRVSEQWRDRAALDAHFRTQHMKVWAEERAALGLTERDIRVFEADEGVAV from the coding sequence GTGATCATCGTGATGGGCAGTTTCCGCCTTCCGATCGAGAATTTCGATTCGGCGCTGCCGATGATGGAAAAGGTCATCGCCGCGACCCGTGCAGAGGACGGCTGCCTGCTCTATGCCTATTCGCGCGACACGATCGACCCGGGGCTCGTCCGGGTGAGCGAACAATGGCGCGACCGCGCGGCGCTCGACGCACATTTCCGCACGCAGCACATGAAAGTCTGGGCCGAGGAACGTGCGGCGCTGGGCCTGACCGAACGCGACATCCGCGTATTCGAGGCGGACGAAGGGGTAGCGGTCTAA
- a CDS encoding VOC family protein, translated as MPAARLEHVNIRVSDPERSATFFTALCGWQERWRGPAIDDGFSIHLGTRDQYIVFYAPPGGHEGRFEKGVPLQHIGIEVDDLDAAESTVKQAGLEPFNHADYEPGRRFYFYDWDGIEFEVVSYAA; from the coding sequence ATGCCCGCTGCCCGCCTCGAACACGTCAATATCCGCGTGAGCGACCCCGAACGGTCCGCCACCTTCTTCACCGCGCTCTGCGGCTGGCAGGAACGGTGGCGCGGGCCGGCAATCGACGATGGATTTTCCATCCATCTCGGCACCCGCGACCAGTACATCGTGTTCTACGCCCCGCCCGGCGGGCACGAAGGCCGCTTCGAGAAGGGCGTGCCGTTGCAGCACATCGGCATCGAGGTGGACGACCTGGACGCTGCCGAAAGCACGGTGAAGCAGGCTGGGCTGGAGCCGTTCAACCACGCCGACTATGAGCCGGGCCGACGGTTCTACTTCTACGACTGGGACGGCATCGAGTTCGAGGTGGTCAGCTATGCTGCATGA
- a CDS encoding 16S rRNA (uracil(1498)-N(3))-methyltransferase, with protein MSATPAWPPKSAPRLFVEMPLDQGMRLPVDGQQAHYLGKVMRVSTGDAVMLCDDATGEWVSRVAEVGKRDLVLEIERRTRPREEVPDFWLCAALLKKPNFDLVLEKATELGAARVVPVVTRRCVADKLNPERARTIMVEAAEQCARTALPSLGETVKLDQLLRDWPEGRTLFFADENGGIPAAAAFSLHCGPAALLVGPEGGFDETERSAIRAHPAAVGIALGPRILRGETASIAGMGLWMGLQGDWFG; from the coding sequence ATGTCCGCCACCCCCGCCTGGCCACCGAAGAGCGCACCGCGCCTGTTCGTCGAGATGCCTCTCGACCAAGGCATGCGATTGCCGGTTGACGGCCAGCAGGCACATTACCTGGGCAAGGTCATGCGCGTCTCCACCGGCGACGCGGTGATGCTGTGCGACGATGCCACGGGAGAGTGGGTTTCGCGCGTGGCGGAAGTCGGCAAGCGCGACCTCGTGCTGGAAATCGAACGCCGGACCCGGCCGCGCGAAGAGGTGCCGGACTTCTGGCTTTGCGCCGCGCTGCTGAAGAAGCCCAACTTCGACCTGGTGCTGGAGAAGGCGACCGAACTCGGCGCCGCGCGCGTGGTGCCGGTCGTGACGCGCCGCTGCGTGGCCGACAAGCTGAACCCCGAGCGTGCGCGAACGATCATGGTCGAGGCGGCAGAACAGTGCGCGCGCACGGCGCTGCCTTCGCTGGGCGAAACCGTCAAGCTCGACCAGTTGCTGCGAGACTGGCCGGAAGGGCGAACACTGTTCTTTGCCGACGAGAACGGCGGCATTCCGGCAGCGGCGGCATTCTCGCTCCACTGTGGTCCCGCAGCACTTCTGGTCGGGCCCGAAGGAGGGTTCGACGAGACCGAGCGCAGCGCCATCCGTGCGCATCCGGCCGCCGTCGGCATCGCGCTTGGCCCCCGGATCCTGCGGGGCGAGACGGCATCGATTGCCGGCATGGGCCTGTGGATGGGTTTGCAGGGCGACTGGTTCGGCTGA
- a CDS encoding methyltransferase family protein gives MNARPSPPPSDVSAGVGLAGLVGLVLWVLACRHWPAIADALALSGPHEVMNGPLAALMALLFSGAGMVGWSLLVDKVHLRPTTGIDWSSPRPVRDVVDISMTKIAGLWATWAILGFAYCVARWYWRGQYVFAMEVLEAVAPLLFLGAVPYVLWLDRVLVNPRDASWHFGAMLIGREPWDAAEVRRHWLAWLVKGFFCAFMISILPGGFAAVVTADWAAVLHDPVALGTLLIEAMFLVDVQIAMVGYLVTMKPLDAQIRTANPHLAAWVAALICYPPFVLMGDGGVLDYHYNGAEWSYWLQGHEVLLWLWAGALVFLTGIYAWATVAFGLRFSNLTYRGVLTNGPYAFTRHPAYLAKNTYWWLASLPFLVTSGSAVDAIRNTVLLALVSAVYYWRARTEEKHLLAEDAKYREYHAWMAQHGLLTSALRRITTALAPRRPVAQPAE, from the coding sequence ATGAACGCGCGTCCCTCCCCGCCGCCTTCCGACGTATCAGCCGGCGTCGGCCTTGCCGGTCTGGTGGGCCTCGTGCTCTGGGTTCTCGCTTGCCGCCACTGGCCTGCGATTGCCGATGCACTCGCGCTGTCCGGCCCGCACGAAGTCATGAACGGCCCGTTGGCTGCGCTCATGGCGCTGTTGTTCTCGGGCGCGGGGATGGTCGGCTGGTCGCTTCTGGTCGACAAGGTCCACCTGCGCCCGACCACCGGCATCGACTGGTCCTCGCCCCGCCCCGTGCGGGATGTCGTCGACATCTCGATGACGAAGATCGCTGGCTTGTGGGCCACTTGGGCGATCCTCGGTTTCGCCTATTGCGTCGCGCGCTGGTACTGGCGCGGGCAATATGTCTTTGCGATGGAAGTGCTGGAAGCGGTCGCGCCGCTCCTGTTCCTGGGCGCCGTTCCCTACGTCCTTTGGCTGGACCGGGTCCTGGTGAATCCGCGCGACGCTTCGTGGCACTTCGGCGCCATGCTCATCGGGCGCGAGCCGTGGGACGCGGCGGAAGTGCGCCGTCACTGGCTTGCCTGGCTGGTGAAGGGCTTCTTCTGCGCCTTCATGATCTCGATCCTGCCCGGCGGATTTGCTGCCGTCGTCACGGCGGACTGGGCGGCCGTCCTGCACGATCCGGTCGCGCTCGGCACCTTGCTGATCGAGGCGATGTTCCTGGTCGACGTGCAGATCGCGATGGTCGGCTATCTGGTCACGATGAAGCCGCTCGACGCCCAGATCCGCACGGCCAATCCCCATCTGGCGGCATGGGTCGCCGCGTTGATCTGCTACCCGCCCTTCGTCCTCATGGGCGACGGCGGCGTGCTCGACTATCACTACAATGGCGCGGAATGGTCATACTGGCTGCAGGGGCACGAAGTCCTGTTGTGGCTGTGGGCGGGCGCACTCGTCTTCCTGACCGGGATCTATGCCTGGGCAACCGTGGCCTTTGGCCTGCGTTTCTCGAACCTCACCTATCGTGGCGTACTGACGAACGGCCCCTATGCCTTCACGCGCCACCCGGCCTACCTTGCCAAGAACACCTACTGGTGGCTGGCCTCGCTGCCCTTCCTGGTAACGAGCGGCTCGGCGGTCGATGCGATCCGCAACACAGTGCTCCTCGCCCTGGTGAGCGCCGTGTACTACTGGCGCGCCCGTACGGAGGAGAAGCACCTCCTTGCCGAAGACGCCAAGTACCGCGAGTATCACGCCTGGATGGCGCAGCACGGCCTGCTGACCAGCGCCCTGCGCCGCATCACCACCGCCCTCGCGCCGCGCAGGCCCGTCGCCCAGCCGGCGGAGTAG
- a CDS encoding arylamine N-acetyltransferase family protein yields MLHEALSAEELAAYLQRIGFDDEPRRDLATLDRIVQAHVRMIPFENLDAQLGRPLSTDPRAAFAKLVERRRGGWCYEHNGVLAAALRAIGFAVTRMSAGVMREVRGDAAMGSHLCLLVECEGPRLVDAGFGSWIGAPLPLETGTWVHDPLPVSLGTLEDGMWRLSATIGTTAMSYDFHAAPADEDLLSRMCHWQANDPASVFVQNLTVQRRDAGQYLMLRGKVLSVVTAGGEERRELGSADELAEALRDLFLLDVPEAVTLWPAIEARHEALFGDQAAPTT; encoded by the coding sequence ATGCTGCATGAAGCGTTGTCGGCCGAGGAACTTGCTGCCTACCTGCAACGGATCGGGTTCGACGACGAGCCTCGACGCGATCTCGCCACGCTTGACCGGATCGTGCAGGCTCATGTCAGGATGATCCCGTTCGAGAACCTCGACGCCCAGCTTGGCCGCCCTCTCTCGACCGATCCGCGCGCGGCCTTTGCAAAGCTGGTGGAACGGCGGCGCGGCGGATGGTGCTATGAACACAACGGGGTGCTGGCAGCGGCATTGAGGGCGATCGGTTTCGCGGTCACGCGGATGAGCGCGGGCGTGATGCGCGAGGTCAGGGGCGATGCGGCAATGGGTTCGCACTTGTGCCTGCTGGTAGAATGCGAGGGGCCGCGCCTCGTCGACGCCGGGTTCGGAAGCTGGATCGGGGCACCGCTTCCGCTGGAGACAGGGACCTGGGTCCACGATCCCCTTCCCGTCAGCCTCGGAACGCTGGAAGATGGAATGTGGCGGCTTTCCGCCACCATCGGCACGACGGCTATGTCCTACGATTTCCACGCCGCCCCGGCCGACGAAGATCTTCTGTCACGGATGTGCCACTGGCAGGCCAATGACCCGGCATCGGTCTTCGTCCAGAACCTTACGGTGCAGCGACGCGACGCGGGACAGTACCTGATGCTGCGCGGCAAGGTCCTGTCCGTGGTGACGGCCGGCGGAGAGGAACGGCGGGAGCTGGGCTCGGCCGACGAACTGGCCGAGGCGTTGCGCGACCTGTTCCTGCTCGACGTGCCCGAGGCCGTCACGCTGTGGCCCGCGATAGAGGCGCGCCACGAAGCGCTGTTCGGCGATCAGGCCGCACCCACGACATAG
- a CDS encoding PQQ-binding-like beta-propeller repeat protein, with translation MTPNPNIRRASLASVLVLALALGGCGIFGGKDKAKTTPTLGQRVPILSKIEAGTKVDDSISLTTVVLPAPEVNADFAQGGGNASKSYGHLALGDAPRKAWTVGIAGSSSKQRLAASPVVGGGKLYVMDTDGTVHAFDAASGKSVWETPVKAEKQNANSTFGGGASYDDGVVYVTNGVGEVAALDAANGAVKWRVKPAGPLRGSPTVAFGQVMAMTQDNQIVTLNAADGVVLWNENASVGQTNVFGVASPAAGQGTIVAGYSSGELVAYRYENGRQLWADALARTSIATSVSTLTDIDADPIIERGRVFALGQGGRMAAYELVTGQRVWELNLAGISTPAIAGDWIFTLTDEAKLLCIAKSNGKVRWMTQLPRYRNEKKKKNQILWTGPVLAGNRLWIANSRGEVMHASVTDGTVSEFTKLGAAVSLAPVVANQTLYILDDNGKITAFR, from the coding sequence ATGACCCCCAACCCCAATATTCGCCGCGCTTCGCTCGCCAGCGTGCTGGTCCTTGCGCTCGCGCTGGGTGGCTGCGGCATTTTCGGCGGCAAGGACAAGGCCAAGACGACCCCGACGCTGGGCCAGCGCGTGCCGATCCTGTCGAAGATCGAGGCCGGCACAAAGGTCGACGATTCGATCTCGCTGACCACGGTCGTCCTGCCCGCGCCCGAAGTGAACGCCGATTTCGCGCAGGGCGGCGGCAATGCGAGCAAGTCCTACGGCCACCTCGCGCTCGGCGATGCGCCGCGCAAGGCCTGGACGGTCGGGATCGCCGGGTCCTCCTCGAAGCAGCGTCTGGCCGCGTCGCCGGTCGTCGGCGGGGGCAAGCTCTACGTGATGGACACGGACGGCACCGTCCATGCCTTCGACGCGGCGAGCGGGAAGTCCGTGTGGGAGACCCCGGTCAAGGCCGAGAAGCAGAACGCCAACTCCACCTTCGGCGGCGGCGCGTCCTATGACGACGGCGTGGTCTATGTGACCAATGGCGTTGGCGAAGTCGCTGCGCTTGATGCCGCTAACGGAGCGGTAAAGTGGCGCGTCAAGCCCGCCGGCCCGCTGCGCGGATCGCCCACGGTCGCCTTCGGGCAGGTCATGGCGATGACCCAGGACAACCAGATCGTCACCCTGAACGCCGCCGATGGCGTGGTCCTGTGGAACGAGAACGCCTCGGTCGGACAGACCAACGTGTTCGGCGTCGCCTCGCCCGCGGCAGGGCAGGGCACGATCGTGGCCGGTTATTCCTCGGGCGAACTGGTCGCCTACCGCTACGAGAACGGGCGCCAGCTCTGGGCCGACGCCCTTGCGCGCACCAGCATCGCGACCAGCGTCTCGACGCTGACCGACATCGACGCCGATCCGATCATCGAGCGCGGCCGCGTCTTCGCGCTGGGGCAGGGCGGGCGCATGGCCGCCTACGAACTCGTGACCGGCCAGCGCGTGTGGGAACTCAATCTCGCGGGCATCTCCACCCCCGCCATCGCCGGTGACTGGATCTTCACGCTGACCGACGAGGCCAAGCTGCTGTGCATCGCCAAGTCCAACGGCAAGGTCCGCTGGATGACGCAGCTTCCGCGTTATCGGAACGAGAAGAAGAAGAAGAACCAGATCCTGTGGACCGGCCCGGTCCTTGCCGGCAACCGCCTGTGGATCGCCAATTCGCGCGGCGAAGTGATGCACGCATCCGTCACCGACGGCACCGTCAGCGAATTCACCAAGCTCGGCGCGGCGGTAAGCCTTGCCCCCGTGGTCGCGAACCAGACGCTCTACATCCTCGACGACAACGGCAAGATCACCGCGTTCCGCTGA
- a CDS encoding glycosyltransferase family 4 protein encodes MSKAAPLRILHLHSTFDAGGKERRAVALMNRWARQGGARAIEHHIVSAQPGSMGARSLIDKRVAVFFPFGFPPLAGKLRLSRLQQLARAMRGFDLVLTYNWGAMDAAMAHAVFAPSMGLAPLVHHEDGFNADEAGGLKRGRNWYRMVALSRASALVVPSRGLEEIALGSWRQPRARVHRILNGIDTAAYARKPRPDVLPRVVKRPGEKWLGTLAGLRAVKNLPRMVRAMKALPPEWHLVILGEGPEREAILAEAMRQEVGHRVHLPGHVADPAAAIGLFDLFALSSDSEQAPLSVIEAMAAGLAVVSPAVGDVADMVSEANRPYVIPPGDDDALAAAVRALAGDAALRASIGKSNRARARAEFDEGVMADLYARLYAGALGRDSFS; translated from the coding sequence ATGAGCAAGGCCGCCCCGCTCAGGATTCTCCACCTTCATTCCACGTTCGATGCCGGGGGCAAGGAACGCCGCGCGGTGGCGCTGATGAACCGCTGGGCACGGCAAGGCGGGGCAAGGGCGATCGAGCACCACATCGTTTCGGCACAGCCCGGCTCGATGGGGGCAAGGAGCCTGATCGACAAGCGCGTCGCCGTGTTCTTCCCTTTCGGGTTCCCGCCGCTTGCAGGCAAATTGCGCCTTTCGCGCCTGCAACAGCTTGCACGTGCGATGCGCGGCTTCGACCTTGTTCTCACCTATAACTGGGGCGCGATGGACGCAGCGATGGCGCATGCCGTCTTCGCCCCGTCGATGGGCCTTGCGCCGCTGGTCCATCACGAGGACGGCTTCAACGCCGATGAAGCGGGCGGCCTCAAGCGTGGCCGCAACTGGTATCGCATGGTCGCGCTTTCTCGCGCCAGCGCGCTGGTAGTTCCGTCGCGCGGGCTGGAAGAGATCGCGCTGGGCTCCTGGCGCCAGCCGCGTGCCCGCGTACATCGCATCCTCAACGGCATCGATACCGCGGCCTATGCCCGCAAGCCCAGGCCCGACGTGTTGCCGCGCGTGGTCAAGCGGCCGGGCGAAAAATGGCTCGGCACCCTGGCCGGCCTGCGCGCGGTCAAGAACCTGCCGCGCATGGTTCGGGCGATGAAGGCGCTGCCGCCCGAATGGCATCTCGTCATTCTTGGCGAAGGGCCGGAGCGGGAGGCCATCCTTGCCGAGGCCATGCGGCAGGAGGTCGGTCACCGCGTCCACCTGCCGGGCCATGTCGCGGACCCCGCCGCAGCGATTGGCCTTTTCGATCTTTTCGCGCTTTCCTCCGACAGCGAGCAGGCACCGCTTTCCGTGATCGAGGCGATGGCCGCCGGGCTCGCCGTGGTCAGCCCCGCCGTGGGCGATGTGGCGGACATGGTTTCAGAGGCGAACCGCCCCTACGTGATCCCGCCCGGAGACGACGATGCGCTGGCGGCGGCAGTTCGCGCGCTGGCGGGCGATGCGGCGCTTCGTGCGTCGATCGGCAAATCCAATCGCGCCCGCGCCCGGGCCGAGTTCGACGAAGGCGTCATGGCCGACCTCTACGCCAGGCTCTACGCGGGGGCGCTCGGCCGCGACAGCTTCTCGTGA
- the soxR gene encoding redox-sensitive transcriptional activator SoxR: MNRNDLIPIGTLSRRTGLAVSAIRYYEERGLISSIRTGGNQRRFLRSDIRRLSFVQIAQRLGLGLAEIERELAALPQGRTPNVLDWQRISRSLRKEIDSRIQLLTRTRNKLDECIGCGCLSLERCQLYNKDDRASASGPGPRYVLD; the protein is encoded by the coding sequence ATGAACCGCAACGATCTCATTCCGATCGGCACGCTCTCACGCCGCACCGGTCTCGCCGTCTCGGCCATCCGTTATTACGAGGAACGGGGCTTGATCTCGTCGATCCGGACAGGTGGCAACCAGCGTCGTTTTCTGCGTTCGGACATCCGGCGCCTCAGCTTCGTCCAGATCGCCCAGCGGCTGGGCCTCGGTCTTGCAGAGATCGAGCGCGAACTCGCCGCACTCCCGCAGGGGCGTACGCCCAACGTGCTCGATTGGCAGCGGATAAGCCGCTCGCTCCGCAAGGAAATCGACAGCCGCATCCAGTTGCTCACGCGTACCCGCAACAAGCTCGACGAGTGCATCGGTTGCGGCTGTCTCAGCCTTGAACGCTGCCAGCTCTACAACAAGGACGACCGTGCCTCCGCCTCGGGGCCGGGGCCGCGATACGTGCTTGATTAA